In Paenibacillus guangzhouensis, a single window of DNA contains:
- a CDS encoding helix-turn-helix domain-containing protein translates to MRTLPLRSNMRRDIEFDIPFSVYTVGTDVQIPITRLSGFSAKQMLFTFSGTGRFRKLGQDKWDILDPGTCVYIPEGMPHEYVSLKGEAWHVGYVTFVERREGMLASWGYGSSLTYTRLSDIDNIFPLLERIWVNSGAHENPWLTTEVLFTLFLEIKRQHQLFQVGDTPMFHSRLNRYRESAVESAVRFLHDHLNRPITMTQVATHVGYSQKQLTRLFREELGQTPLQYLQQIRMQTALTLLNEHTDMTIRQAAAYVGMEPTYFTRLHRRMYGCVPSER, encoded by the coding sequence ATGCGAACACTGCCCTTGCGTAGCAATATGCGTCGAGATATCGAATTCGATATTCCATTCTCTGTCTATACAGTCGGTACGGACGTTCAAATTCCGATTACGCGGCTAAGCGGATTCTCCGCCAAGCAAATGCTATTCACCTTCTCCGGCACGGGGCGATTCCGTAAGCTCGGACAGGACAAATGGGACATTCTAGACCCCGGCACCTGCGTATACATTCCGGAAGGCATGCCGCATGAGTATGTATCCTTAAAAGGGGAAGCTTGGCACGTGGGGTATGTCACTTTCGTGGAGAGACGCGAGGGGATGCTCGCAAGCTGGGGCTACGGCTCGTCGCTAACCTATACCCGCCTATCAGATATCGATAATATTTTCCCACTCCTGGAGCGAATCTGGGTTAACTCCGGTGCGCATGAAAATCCGTGGTTAACCACGGAGGTATTATTCACGCTCTTCCTTGAGATTAAGCGGCAGCATCAATTGTTCCAAGTCGGCGACACGCCGATGTTCCACAGCAGGCTGAATCGCTATCGAGAATCTGCCGTTGAGAGCGCCGTCCGATTCCTGCACGATCATTTGAACCGTCCGATTACAATGACACAAGTTGCAACCCATGTCGGCTATTCACAAAAACAGCTCACACGCTTATTTCGCGAGGAGCTAGGTCAGACGCCTTTGCAATATTTGCAGCAGATTCGGATGCAGACGGCATTAACATTATTAAATGAACATACGGATATGACAATTCGCCAAGCAGCGGCTTATGTCGGGATGGAGCCTACTTATTTCACAAGGCTCCATCGCCGCATGTATGGCTGCGTTCCGTCAGAGCGCTGA
- a CDS encoding sensor histidine kinase, with protein MRILVYFVGSIFVVMAASYLIPEYIYNLYDQLGVFRGVADVVLRFIPRKVIFLAMLIILFGGCLFLCYRHEKKRYFTMRIHHMIGEVRHIAEGNFHKQVEVVDSYELGNLAMSINNIVFQAQKSMEEERMAEKIKNDLVTNVSHDLRTPLTSILGYLNLINGDKYRDEVELRYYTQIVHDKAKRLHELINDLFEFTRMQNKGMSLQKEPINLAEMLDQLVVQFAPQLKQAEMESRQHYEAAHPIVPADGRKLVRVFENLISNALNYGQEGKYVDIHLWDTERAAIVEITNYGGGIPAIDLPNIFDRFYRVEKSRSEYSGGSGLGLAIAKSIMDLHEGEIHVSSDAERTTFRVWLPK; from the coding sequence ATGAGAATTTTAGTATATTTCGTGGGTTCGATATTCGTGGTGATGGCCGCGAGCTACCTGATCCCTGAATATATATACAACTTGTATGATCAACTAGGCGTGTTCCGCGGGGTTGCGGACGTGGTTCTGCGATTTATTCCGCGGAAAGTTATCTTTCTTGCGATGTTAATCATCCTTTTCGGAGGGTGCTTGTTTCTCTGTTATCGCCATGAAAAAAAACGATATTTCACGATGCGAATTCACCATATGATTGGAGAGGTACGCCATATCGCCGAGGGCAATTTCCACAAGCAGGTGGAAGTTGTTGATTCGTATGAACTTGGCAATCTGGCCATGAGTATTAACAATATTGTCTTTCAAGCACAGAAATCGATGGAGGAGGAACGGATGGCGGAGAAGATCAAGAATGATCTGGTCACCAACGTCTCCCATGATTTACGTACGCCGTTGACCTCGATTCTCGGCTATCTTAATTTGATTAACGGCGATAAATATCGGGATGAAGTGGAGCTTCGCTACTACACTCAAATTGTCCATGATAAAGCGAAACGGCTGCATGAGTTAATCAATGATTTGTTCGAGTTTACGCGCATGCAGAACAAGGGGATGAGTCTGCAGAAAGAGCCTATCAATTTGGCCGAAATGCTCGATCAGTTGGTCGTTCAGTTCGCGCCGCAGCTCAAACAGGCCGAGATGGAATCTAGACAGCACTATGAAGCCGCGCATCCAATCGTCCCGGCCGATGGCAGGAAGCTCGTTCGCGTATTCGAGAATTTGATCTCTAATGCGCTGAACTATGGTCAGGAGGGCAAATACGTGGATATCCACCTGTGGGATACAGAACGAGCAGCCATCGTTGAGATAACGAATTATGGGGGAGGGATTCCGGCCATTGATCTTCCGAATATTTTCGACCGCTTCTATCGGGTGGAGAAATCCCGGTCTGAGTATTCGGGCGGCTCTGGTCTAGGACTTGCGATTGCGAAGAGCATCATGGATCTCCACGAAGGCGAGATTCATGTCAGCAGCGATGCCGAACGCACGACATTCCGGGTATGGCTTCCGAAATGA
- a CDS encoding response regulator transcription factor has protein sequence MSTTVLIVDDDKEIAELIEVYLRNEGYTIHKAHDGEEAMKKMESVAFHLLILDIMMPKMDGMEVCRQVRKKSNIPILMLSAKVEDMDKILGLMTGADDYMIKPFNPLELTARVKALLRRANYQQSAQAEGSSIRIQSLEINKDSHTVSVDGTVVKLTSLEFDILYLLASNPGRVFSSEEIFERVWNELGAGSNKTVMVHISNLRDKLEAAAPGETFIQTVWGVGYKIEK, from the coding sequence GTGAGCACAACGGTGTTAATCGTCGATGACGATAAAGAGATTGCTGAGCTAATCGAGGTGTACCTTCGCAATGAAGGGTACACCATCCATAAAGCGCATGATGGCGAAGAAGCCATGAAGAAGATGGAGAGTGTAGCGTTCCACCTCTTGATCCTCGATATTATGATGCCAAAAATGGATGGAATGGAAGTGTGCAGGCAGGTGCGCAAGAAGAGCAACATTCCCATTCTGATGCTGAGTGCGAAGGTGGAGGACATGGATAAGATCCTTGGTCTGATGACCGGCGCGGACGATTATATGATTAAACCGTTTAATCCGCTCGAATTAACGGCTCGCGTGAAAGCACTGCTGCGGCGAGCGAATTATCAACAATCCGCACAAGCGGAGGGCAGCTCGATTCGGATTCAATCCTTAGAAATTAATAAAGATAGCCATACGGTCAGCGTGGATGGAACGGTCGTGAAGCTCACGTCGCTCGAGTTCGATATTTTGTATTTGCTGGCGAGTAACCCGGGCCGTGTGTTTAGTTCCGAAGAAATATTCGAGCGCGTATGGAATGAATTAGGGGCAGGGTCGAACAAGACCGTGATGGTACATATCAGCAACCTTCGCGATAAGCTTGAAGCGGCTGCACCGGGAGAGACGTTCATCCAGACCGTATGGGGAGTAGGTTATAAAATTGAGAAGTAG
- a CDS encoding D-alanyl-D-alanine carboxypeptidase family protein, which yields MMKIRLMTGLSVVSAICTVLFLKHITEPTIEAQAALLIDAKSGEVIFEKNADTPLPAASMSKMMTEYLVLEQLHEGKISWNDEVPITEHAANVEGARIDLRSGDRVTVRDLYVAMLIPSANNAAVALAEYIAGDEERFAAEMNQKGLELGLKNSYFINASGLTDGDQATQMTAKDLGKLAKALLKDFPEVLKTTSLPEYTMKFSSERVRSTNHMLQDPELAAEGLDGLKTGFTNKAGYCFTGTAARDGRRLISVVMGAQDSDTRFIETQKLFAMGFDSVYIPTFRSIIVKAKEIKEQWV from the coding sequence ATGATGAAGATTAGACTAATGACCGGATTATCCGTCGTTTCCGCGATTTGTACCGTATTATTTCTTAAACATATCACTGAACCTACTATAGAAGCACAAGCCGCTTTACTCATCGATGCGAAGTCAGGTGAGGTTATCTTCGAGAAAAATGCGGACACGCCGCTGCCGGCGGCAAGCATGTCGAAGATGATGACGGAGTATTTGGTCCTCGAGCAGCTGCATGAAGGGAAGATCAGTTGGAATGACGAAGTACCGATTACCGAGCATGCAGCAAACGTTGAAGGTGCGCGCATCGATTTGCGATCCGGTGATCGTGTAACCGTACGTGACCTGTATGTCGCGATGCTGATTCCTTCGGCGAATAACGCGGCGGTGGCGCTGGCGGAATATATCGCGGGGGACGAGGAACGTTTTGCCGCCGAGATGAATCAAAAGGGACTGGAACTCGGGTTGAAAAACTCTTATTTCATTAACGCGTCCGGATTAACGGATGGTGATCAGGCGACGCAGATGACGGCGAAGGACCTCGGTAAGCTGGCTAAGGCGCTGCTGAAGGATTTCCCGGAAGTGCTCAAGACGACGAGCTTGCCGGAGTATACGATGAAATTCAGCAGCGAGCGGGTACGCAGCACGAACCATATGCTGCAGGACCCTGAATTAGCTGCTGAAGGATTAGACGGATTGAAGACAGGCTTCACGAATAAAGCGGGCTACTGCTTCACCGGTACCGCGGCGAGAGATGGCCGCCGGTTGATCTCGGTCGTTATGGGTGCGCAGGATTCCGATACCCGGTTCATCGAGACGCAGAAGCTATTCGCGATGGGGTTTGACTCGGTCTACATCCCCACGTTTCGTTCCATAATAGTAAAAGCAAAAGAGATAAAGGAGCAATGGGTGTGA
- the vanT gene encoding serine racemase VanT catalytic subunit — MLQRRAWAEINLDHITHNLERIRSILPEKTKIMAVVKANAYGHGAVRTAQWLTELGVVRFAVSNLDEAIRLRQSGIRGEILILGATPPEGFEQLASYQITQTVFSPEYAAELNSYGERRNIRFPVHVKIDTGMYRIGLAYDEMDAIKAIFAYASLHVQGVFTHFSVADELNPEDEAYTQMQVDRFDTCLHELQDYSIGLTHAQNSAGIVNYPDMQYDLVRPGVLMFGIPSGDIRQDLQLKPAMQLKSTIAMVKSVPKGAEIGYGRDYTAKREMCIATIPIGYADGYPRSLSGQGAEVLIRGQYAPVVGKICMDQLMVDVTEIDGVSAGDTVVLVGEDQGQSITLASLAARAGTITNELICRISARVPRVYVQQEESHPRLKMVSNG; from the coding sequence CGGGCTTGGGCCGAAATCAATCTCGACCACATCACACATAATTTGGAGCGAATTCGCTCTATTCTTCCGGAGAAGACGAAGATCATGGCGGTCGTCAAAGCCAATGCATATGGGCATGGCGCAGTGCGGACGGCTCAATGGTTAACGGAACTTGGCGTGGTCCGATTCGCGGTATCCAATCTGGATGAAGCCATTCGCCTTCGGCAATCCGGCATCCGAGGCGAGATCTTGATTCTTGGAGCTACGCCGCCAGAGGGATTCGAACAACTCGCCTCCTATCAGATCACGCAGACGGTGTTCTCGCCAGAATATGCTGCGGAACTGAACAGCTACGGTGAGAGACGCAATATCCGCTTTCCCGTCCATGTGAAGATCGATACAGGGATGTATCGAATTGGACTAGCGTATGACGAGATGGATGCGATAAAAGCCATATTTGCATATGCGAGCCTGCATGTCCAAGGGGTGTTCACCCACTTCTCAGTCGCGGATGAATTGAACCCTGAGGATGAAGCCTATACGCAAATGCAAGTAGATCGATTCGATACATGTTTGCATGAGCTCCAGGATTATTCCATCGGGCTAACGCATGCGCAGAATAGCGCCGGAATCGTCAATTACCCGGACATGCAATATGATCTGGTGCGTCCGGGCGTGCTAATGTTCGGGATACCATCAGGGGACATCCGGCAGGATCTGCAGTTGAAGCCGGCGATGCAATTGAAGTCGACTATCGCCATGGTTAAATCCGTGCCGAAGGGAGCGGAGATCGGCTATGGCAGAGACTACACCGCAAAGCGCGAGATGTGTATCGCGACGATCCCGATCGGGTATGCCGACGGCTATCCGCGCAGCTTGTCCGGCCAAGGCGCAGAAGTGTTGATCCGCGGGCAATATGCACCGGTCGTAGGCAAGATTTGCATGGATCAGCTGATGGTGGACGTGACGGAGATCGACGGCGTATCCGCTGGCGACACGGTCGTGCTCGTCGGCGAAGACCAGGGTCAATCGATCACGCTGGCCTCGCTAGCAGCGCGCGCAGGCACGATTACAAATGAACTGATATGCCGCATCTCGGCTCGCGTTCCTCGCGTATATGTTCAGCAGGAGGAGTCACATCCACGATTGAAGATGGTTTCGAATGGTTAG